The following coding sequences are from one Apus apus isolate bApuApu2 chromosome 10, bApuApu2.pri.cur, whole genome shotgun sequence window:
- the LOC127388819 gene encoding filaggrin-like translates to MDSYSQTYRQKGTDRHSYRQTWTAMGRHTAQRNNYRQTYGHKGTAKGRHGQLQADTHTKEQLQTDMDSYRQSYGHKGTDRDMNSYRQTRTGKGTRTDTHSYSQTYRHNGTDRQTWTATDRHTDIKEQTARHGQLQADIQTQRNSYRQTWTATGSHTDTKEQIETVTGRQAQRNRHTDTKEQLQTVTGRHKGTATGRHGQLWADIQHKGTTTGRHTDTKEQLQADMDSYRQTYGHKGTATGSHTDTKEQLQADIQTQRNSYRHKQSEVDRQKGTDRHGQLQADIQKGTATDRHGQLQAVIRTQRNR, encoded by the exons ATGGACAGCTACAGCCAGACATACAGACAAAAAGGAACAGACAGACAT AGCTACAGGCAGACATGGACAGCTATGGGCAGACATACAGCACAAAGGAACAACTACAGGCAGACATACGGACACAAAGGAACAGCTAAAGGCAGACATGGACAGCTAcaggcagacacacacacaaaggaaCAGCTACAGACAGACATGGACAGCTACAGGCAGTCATACGGACACAAAGGAACAGATAGAGACATGAACAGCTACAGACAGACACGGACAGGTAAAGGCACACGCACAGACACACATAGCTACAGCCAGACATACAGACACAACGGAACAGACCGCCAGACATGGACAGCTACAGACAGACATACTGACATAAAGGAACAGACAGCCAGACATGGACAGCTACAG GCAGACATACAGACACAAAGGAACAGCTACAGGCAGACATGGACAGCTACAGGCAGTCATACGGACACAAAGGAACAGATAGAGACAGTCACAGGTAGACAGGCACAAAGGAACAGACATACAGACACAAAGGAACAGCTACAGACAGTCACAGGTAGACACAAAGGTACAGCTACAGGCAGACATGGACAGCTATGGGCAGACATACAGCACAAAGGAACAACTACAGGCAGACATACGGACACAAAGGAACAGCTACAGGCAGACATGGACAGCTACAGGCAGACATACGGACACAAAGGAACAGCTACAGGCAGTCATACGGACACAAAGGAACAGCTACAGGCAGACATACAGACACAAAGGAACAGCTACAGACATAAACAGTCAGAGGTAGACAGACAAAAAGGAACAGACAGACATGGACAGCTACAGGCAGACATACAAAAAGGAACAGCTACAGACAGACATGGACAGCTACAGGCAGTCATACGGACACAAAGGAACAGATAG